A single region of the Erythrobacter sp. genome encodes:
- a CDS encoding HdeD family acid-resistance protein: protein MNTTASDATTGTPSDADTNPAEQTPPPRSDTTDPVVGAMPDPTRAIPKQGELGRGWFIALGVLLVLTGAGALVFPLAVALSVNLLVGITLLIGGVLTLAHAFRAKGWKGRALTALLGLLYVAGGLFFLADPLAGMFTLAIMLGAFFAADGVARLMLALRLRPEGAWWLFLASGLLSLLIGVMLFFGMATGLSIAFLGILVGVNLIFAGVSYVCCRGVDGDRETAAA from the coding sequence ATGAACACGACTGCCAGCGATGCCACCACCGGCACGCCTTCGGATGCCGATACAAACCCGGCCGAGCAGACCCCGCCCCCGCGGAGCGACACGACCGACCCCGTCGTCGGTGCGATGCCCGATCCGACCCGCGCCATCCCGAAGCAGGGCGAGCTGGGGCGCGGCTGGTTCATCGCGCTCGGCGTGCTGCTGGTTCTGACCGGGGCTGGGGCGCTCGTATTCCCGCTTGCGGTGGCGCTGTCGGTCAATCTGCTGGTCGGGATCACGCTGCTGATCGGCGGGGTGCTGACGCTTGCCCATGCGTTCCGCGCGAAGGGGTGGAAGGGTCGCGCGCTGACGGCGCTGCTGGGCCTGCTCTATGTCGCGGGCGGCCTGTTCTTCCTCGCTGACCCGCTTGCCGGAATGTTCACCCTCGCGATCATGCTCGGCGCCTTCTTCGCCGCCGACGGGGTCGCGCGGCTGATGCTCGCCCTCCGCCTGAGGCCCGAAGGGGCGTGGTGGCTGTTCCTCGCCTCCGGCCTGCTGTCGCTGCTGATCGGGGTGATGCTGTTCTTCGGCATGGCAACGGGGCTGTCGATCGCCTTTCTTGGCATCCTCGTGGGCGTGAACCTGATCTTCGCGGGCGTGTCCTATGTCTGCTGCAGGGGCGTCGACGGCGACCGCGAGACCGCGGCAGCCTAG
- a CDS encoding DUF1489 domain-containing protein → MPLHMTKIAFGAKSYADLAGWYEGRKRIALTTRYRPKRADELVGGSLYWILNHQLVARSRILGFSETSDGRWNIDLEPKLIRVHPRPKRAHQGWRYLKGEPPRDLAEGEDIGDTLPGKLAAKLEKLALI, encoded by the coding sequence ATGCCGCTTCACATGACCAAGATCGCTTTCGGGGCGAAGAGCTATGCCGACCTTGCAGGCTGGTACGAGGGCCGCAAACGGATCGCGCTCACCACCCGCTATCGCCCCAAGCGGGCCGATGAACTGGTGGGCGGCTCGCTCTACTGGATCCTCAACCACCAGCTCGTCGCGCGTTCGCGCATCCTGGGCTTTTCGGAAACGAGCGACGGGCGCTGGAACATCGACCTCGAACCCAAGCTGATCCGCGTCCACCCTCGCCCGAAACGCGCGCACCAGGGCTGGCGCTATCTCAAGGGCGAACCGCCGCGCGACCTCGCCGAGGGCGAGGACATCGGCGACACCCTGCCCGGCAAGCTTGCGGCGAAGCTCGAAAAGCTGGCGCTGATCTAG
- a CDS encoding glucose 1-dehydrogenase, whose protein sequence is MGRVSGKVVLLTGGAMGLGKAAAKALVAEGASVVITDIDEAAGRATAQDLGCGFIQQDVTDWDRWLEVIDEVERDHGRLDVLVNNAAITVFGSIMDIGVEDFRRCYTVDVDSIFMGCKAAIPLMAKSGGGSIVNFSSAAGNKPSADLVAYNSAKAAVPMLTKSIALWCAREQNGIRVNSVQPGTILTPNVESVIAGTPDPDATREAFSIAQPVGHMGEPEDIAHLIVYLASDESRFATGAPFIVDGGLSIA, encoded by the coding sequence ATGGGACGGGTTTCTGGCAAGGTGGTGCTGCTGACCGGCGGCGCGATGGGGCTTGGCAAGGCCGCGGCGAAGGCGCTGGTGGCCGAGGGCGCGAGTGTCGTCATCACCGACATCGACGAGGCCGCGGGCCGCGCGACGGCGCAGGATCTCGGCTGCGGTTTCATCCAGCAGGACGTGACCGACTGGGACCGCTGGCTCGAAGTCATCGACGAAGTCGAACGCGACCACGGCCGGCTCGACGTGCTGGTGAACAACGCCGCGATCACCGTCTTCGGCTCGATCATGGACATCGGCGTGGAGGATTTCCGCCGCTGCTACACCGTCGATGTCGATTCGATCTTCATGGGCTGCAAGGCAGCGATCCCGCTGATGGCGAAATCGGGCGGCGGGTCGATCGTCAATTTCTCGAGCGCCGCCGGGAACAAGCCGAGCGCGGACCTCGTCGCATACAACAGCGCCAAGGCCGCCGTGCCGATGCTGACCAAGTCGATCGCGCTGTGGTGCGCGCGCGAGCAGAACGGCATCCGCGTGAACTCGGTCCAGCCGGGGACGATCCTCACCCCCAATGTCGAAAGCGTCATCGCCGGGACACCCGATCCCGATGCCACGCGCGAAGCCTTCAGCATCGCCCAGCCGGTCGGCCACATGGGCGAGCCCGAGGACATTGCGCACTTGATCGTCTATCTCGCCAGCGATGAAAGCCGCTTCGCCACCGGCGCGCCCTTCATCGTGGACGGCGGCCTGTCGATCGCTTGA
- the mgtE gene encoding magnesium transporter: MVDPSDNTSERDAVLLADALEDDVRPDDRIDDERHDEENRLKPEYVGAVREALEEGDKGAVYDLVEPLHPADIADLLELLDRSEREELASAITDLMTVEVIAELNDFVRGEMMTALPAQAVALIAQQLETDDAVQLLEDLDEEDQRAIIANLQPETQVVVNSALSYPEETAGRLMNRHVMAVPEHLTVGDLIDYLRENGDFTHDFHEVFVIDAAHHPVGSCALNWILTAPRWVKLTDIMKRDQTLIPVTMDQEEVALMFQKYALISAAVVDESGRLVGQMTVDDVVHIISEEAGEDALLMSGAGDGDINEPIREAYSSRVRWLVANLGTAVVASAIIALFGAAIEQLVALAVLMPIVASIGGNAGTQTMAVSVRAIATNQLTRSNTRRILWREMRVALLNGATVAVLIGIAAGLLFSPMMGAVIAAAMVINIAVAGLAGVLVPVIFERLGQDPAVASSVFVTMITDSMGFFAFLGLAVASGLASL; this comes from the coding sequence ATGGTCGACCCCTCCGACAACACGTCCGAAAGGGACGCCGTGCTGCTGGCCGATGCGCTCGAGGACGACGTGCGTCCCGACGACCGCATCGACGACGAGCGCCACGACGAGGAAAACCGGCTCAAGCCCGAATATGTCGGCGCGGTGCGCGAGGCGCTGGAGGAAGGCGACAAGGGCGCGGTCTACGACCTCGTCGAGCCGCTCCACCCGGCGGACATCGCGGACCTTCTCGAACTGCTCGACCGTAGCGAGCGCGAGGAGCTGGCGAGCGCGATCACCGACCTGATGACGGTCGAGGTCATCGCCGAACTCAACGATTTCGTGCGCGGCGAGATGATGACCGCCCTGCCCGCGCAGGCGGTGGCGCTGATCGCGCAGCAGCTCGAAACCGACGACGCGGTGCAGCTGCTCGAAGACCTCGACGAGGAGGATCAGCGCGCGATCATCGCCAACCTGCAGCCCGAAACGCAGGTGGTGGTCAATTCGGCGCTGTCCTATCCCGAAGAGACCGCCGGGCGCCTGATGAACCGCCACGTGATGGCGGTTCCGGAGCACCTGACGGTCGGCGACCTCATCGACTACCTGCGCGAGAACGGCGATTTCACGCACGACTTCCACGAGGTCTTCGTGATCGACGCGGCGCATCACCCGGTGGGCTCGTGCGCGCTCAACTGGATTCTCACAGCGCCGCGCTGGGTCAAGCTCACCGACATCATGAAGCGCGACCAGACGCTTATCCCGGTCACGATGGACCAGGAGGAGGTCGCGCTGATGTTCCAGAAATACGCGCTGATCTCCGCCGCCGTGGTGGACGAGAGCGGGCGGCTGGTAGGCCAGATGACGGTCGACGACGTCGTGCACATCATCTCCGAGGAAGCGGGCGAGGACGCCCTGCTGATGTCGGGCGCGGGCGACGGCGACATCAACGAGCCGATCCGCGAAGCCTATTCGAGCCGCGTGCGCTGGCTGGTCGCCAATCTCGGCACGGCGGTGGTCGCGAGCGCGATCATCGCCCTGTTCGGCGCGGCCATCGAGCAGCTGGTCGCGCTCGCCGTGCTGATGCCGATCGTTGCCAGCATCGGCGGCAATGCGGGCACGCAGACGATGGCGGTCTCGGTCCGCGCGATCGCGACGAACCAGCTGACGAGGTCGAACACGCGGCGGATATTGTGGCGCGAGATGCGCGTCGCGCTGCTCAACGGGGCGACGGTCGCGGTGCTGATCGGGATCGCGGCGGGACTTCTTTTCTCGCCCATGATGGGCGCGGTGATCGCGGCGGCCATGGTCATCAACATCGCAGTCGCGGGGCTTGCGGGCGTGCTGGTTCCGGTGATCTTCGAGCGGCTGGGGCAGGACCCGGCGGTCGCCTCCAGCGTGTTCGTCACGATGATTACCGATTCGATGGGCTTCTTCGCCTTCCTAGGTTTGGCAGTGGCAAGCGGGCTCGCCTCGCTCTAG
- a CDS encoding peptidylprolyl isomerase has translation MANETLTLTLDTGNGEGGDVVIKLRPDLAPGHVERITELAKEGFYDGVVFHRVIPGFMAQGGDPTGTGTGGSDRPDLKAEFSDEPHVRGVCSMARTPNPDSANSQFFIVFDDATFLDKQYTVWGQVESGMEHVDALPKGEPPANPGKIVKASVS, from the coding sequence ATGGCCAATGAGACCCTCACCCTCACGCTCGACACCGGCAACGGGGAGGGCGGCGATGTCGTGATCAAGCTGCGCCCCGACCTCGCGCCGGGTCATGTCGAGCGGATTACCGAGCTTGCCAAGGAGGGCTTCTACGACGGCGTCGTCTTCCACCGCGTGATCCCAGGCTTCATGGCGCAGGGCGGCGATCCGACCGGGACCGGCACGGGCGGCAGCGACCGGCCCGACCTCAAGGCCGAATTCAGCGACGAGCCGCACGTGCGCGGCGTGTGCTCGATGGCCCGCACGCCTAACCCGGACAGCGCGAATTCGCAGTTCTTCATCGTCTTCGACGACGCGACCTTCCTCGACAAGCAGTACACCGTCTGGGGCCAGGTCGAGAGCGGCATGGAACACGTCGACGCCCTGCCCAAGGGCGAGCCGCCGGCGAACCCGGGCAAGATCGTCAAGGCGAGCGTTTCCTGA
- the miaB gene encoding tRNA (N6-isopentenyl adenosine(37)-C2)-methylthiotransferase MiaB, which translates to MKRQTPPQTYRVKSFGCQMNVYDGERMGELLSARGIRPAAEGEEADLVVLNTCHIREKAAEKVYSDIGRLKKEDGSKPLIAVAGCVAQAEGEEIMARAPAVSMVVGPQAYHRLPEMLDRAVKGERATDTDMPAIAKFDALPQRKKRAPNAFLTVQEGCDKFCTYCVVPYTRGAEISRPFSDLGEEARRLVEAGAKEITLLGQNVNAWSGEDDKGRAVGLSGLICALAEIDGLERIRYTTSHPNDMEDDLIAAHGEVDKLMPYLHLPVQAGSDRVLKAMNRQHTAESYLKLLERFRAARPDIALSGDFIVGFPGESEAEFEETLSLVDEVRYAHAFSFKYSPRPGTPAATMENQLPREVMDERLQRLQARLNRDQLAFNEASVGQTCTVLVERKGKHPGQWLGKSPWLQSVWFEGDAAIGDIVTVELAEAGPNSMRGLLMENALA; encoded by the coding sequence ATGAAACGGCAAACGCCCCCCCAGACCTACCGGGTCAAGAGCTTCGGCTGCCAGATGAACGTCTATGACGGCGAGCGCATGGGCGAGTTGCTCAGCGCGCGCGGCATCCGGCCTGCGGCGGAAGGCGAGGAGGCGGATCTCGTCGTCCTCAATACCTGCCACATTCGCGAGAAGGCCGCCGAGAAGGTCTATTCGGACATCGGCCGGCTGAAGAAGGAAGACGGCTCCAAGCCCCTGATCGCGGTCGCCGGCTGCGTCGCGCAGGCGGAGGGAGAGGAGATCATGGCGCGCGCTCCGGCGGTCTCCATGGTGGTCGGCCCGCAGGCCTATCATCGCCTGCCCGAAATGCTCGACCGCGCGGTGAAGGGCGAGCGCGCGACCGACACCGATATGCCCGCCATCGCCAAGTTCGATGCGCTGCCGCAGCGTAAAAAGCGCGCGCCCAATGCCTTCCTCACCGTGCAGGAGGGCTGCGACAAGTTCTGCACCTATTGCGTCGTGCCCTATACCCGCGGCGCGGAAATCTCGCGTCCCTTCAGCGACCTCGGTGAGGAAGCTCGTAGGCTGGTCGAGGCAGGCGCGAAGGAGATCACGCTGCTCGGCCAGAACGTCAACGCCTGGTCCGGCGAGGACGACAAGGGCCGCGCGGTGGGGCTTTCCGGGCTCATCTGCGCGCTCGCCGAAATCGACGGGCTGGAACGCATCCGCTACACCACATCGCACCCCAACGACATGGAAGACGACCTCATCGCAGCCCACGGCGAGGTCGACAAGCTAATGCCCTACCTCCACCTGCCCGTGCAGGCGGGGAGCGATAGGGTGCTGAAAGCCATGAACCGCCAGCACACGGCTGAAAGCTACCTCAAGCTCCTCGAGCGCTTCCGCGCGGCGCGCCCCGACATCGCGCTGTCGGGCGATTTCATCGTCGGCTTTCCCGGCGAGAGCGAGGCTGAATTCGAGGAAACGCTCAGCCTCGTGGACGAGGTCCGCTACGCCCACGCCTTCAGCTTCAAGTATTCCCCGCGCCCCGGCACGCCCGCCGCGACGATGGAGAACCAGCTTCCGCGCGAAGTCATGGACGAGCGGCTCCAGCGCCTACAGGCCCGGCTCAATCGCGACCAGCTCGCTTTCAATGAAGCGAGCGTGGGCCAGACCTGCACCGTCCTCGTCGAGCGCAAGGGCAAGCATCCCGGCCAATGGCTCGGCAAGTCGCCGTGGCTGCAGAGCGTATGGTTCGAAGGTGATGCCGCAATCGGCGACATCGTTACCGTCGAACTCGCAGAGGCAGGGCCGAATTCGATGCGCGGGCTCCTGATGGAAAACGCGCTCGCCTGA
- a CDS encoding PhoH family protein: protein MGRRPSRAADPAISPDPPRNAVPRRAQAELSFENQSLLGPLFGQFDANLVQVENRLGVFIHARGDKVMIEGPEDNVARARDTLQTMYDRLAMGQDLDAGAIESLIAMSNEPTLEGIISGETNEPPIMIRTRRKTIVPRSATQIAYMRSLQRDDIIFALGPAGTGKTYLAVAQAVSQLMTGSVQRLILSRPAVEAGEKIGFLPGDMKDKVDPYLRPLYDALYDCMPPEQVERRIMSGEIEIAPIAFMRGRTLADAFVILDEAQNTTREQMKMFLTRFGMNSRMVICGDPRQVDIPGGPNMSGLNDAVGRLEGVEGFGTIRFTAADVVRHPIVGRIVEAYEGEGA, encoded by the coding sequence ATGGGCCGACGACCATCCCGCGCAGCCGATCCGGCGATTTCGCCCGATCCTCCCCGCAATGCCGTCCCCCGGCGCGCGCAGGCGGAGCTCTCCTTCGAGAACCAGTCGCTGCTCGGCCCCCTGTTCGGACAGTTTGACGCCAATCTCGTCCAGGTCGAAAACCGCCTCGGCGTGTTCATCCACGCGCGCGGCGACAAGGTCATGATCGAGGGGCCGGAGGATAATGTCGCGCGCGCCCGCGACACGCTGCAGACCATGTATGACCGCCTCGCCATGGGGCAGGACCTCGATGCCGGCGCGATCGAATCGCTCATCGCCATGTCGAACGAGCCGACGCTGGAAGGCATCATCTCGGGCGAGACGAACGAGCCGCCGATCATGATCCGCACCCGTCGCAAGACGATCGTGCCGCGCTCGGCCACCCAGATCGCCTACATGCGAAGCCTGCAGCGCGACGACATCATCTTCGCATTGGGCCCGGCGGGGACGGGCAAGACCTATCTCGCGGTCGCGCAGGCTGTGAGCCAGCTGATGACCGGCAGCGTCCAGCGCCTGATCCTCTCGCGCCCGGCGGTCGAGGCGGGGGAGAAGATCGGCTTCCTTCCCGGCGACATGAAGGACAAGGTCGATCCCTACCTGCGCCCGCTCTACGACGCGCTCTACGACTGTATGCCGCCCGAACAGGTCGAACGCCGGATCATGAGCGGCGAGATCGAGATCGCGCCCATCGCCTTCATGCGCGGGCGCACGCTGGCCGATGCCTTCGTGATCCTCGACGAGGCGCAGAACACCACGCGCGAACAGATGAAGATGTTCCTCACCCGCTTCGGGATGAACAGCCGCATGGTGATCTGCGGCGACCCGCGCCAGGTCGACATTCCCGGCGGCCCGAACATGAGCGGGCTGAACGACGCGGTTGGGCGGCTCGAAGGGGTCGAAGGCTTCGGCACGATCCGCTTCACCGCCGCCGACGTGGTGCGCCACCCGATCGTGGGCCGCATCGTCGAGGCGTATGAGGGCGAGGGCGCCTGA
- a CDS encoding class I SAM-dependent methyltransferase, which yields MSEWRARMSRVRALLKTALGKQAGFFIQYDFANTVERLEFYPAFAKKCAQADLDPILAMLDSEPVRTDPLFRDRTGHLDTLDALIDYAMVRWSKPQRIVEIGSGRSTHILNRAVTDNGTGQIECIDPAPRLDIAELPVKLHRRVLTKDDVDIVLSLEANDILFIDSSHILQPGTDCDIEFNIMFPELKSGVIVHVHDIFLPFAYPPKWKDRNWNEACGLAPWVLSDAFEVLFPTYYATQERHDELYQAMPDYTRRGPYAGGSFWMRKR from the coding sequence ATGAGTGAGTGGCGGGCCAGGATGTCGCGCGTTCGCGCTTTATTAAAGACAGCTCTCGGCAAGCAAGCTGGCTTCTTCATCCAGTACGATTTCGCAAACACGGTGGAGCGCTTGGAGTTCTACCCTGCTTTTGCGAAGAAGTGTGCGCAGGCTGATCTTGATCCGATTTTGGCGATGCTGGACTCTGAGCCGGTTCGAACCGATCCGTTATTTCGCGATAGAACAGGACATCTCGACACTCTCGATGCCTTGATTGACTATGCGATGGTGCGTTGGAGCAAGCCTCAGCGCATAGTCGAGATCGGGTCCGGACGTTCAACTCACATCTTGAATCGCGCAGTTACGGACAATGGAACCGGTCAAATCGAATGTATCGACCCTGCTCCGCGCCTCGATATTGCTGAGCTGCCTGTTAAACTGCATAGACGGGTTTTGACCAAGGATGATGTGGACATTGTTCTCTCTCTTGAGGCGAATGATATTCTCTTCATCGACAGCAGTCACATTCTCCAGCCCGGCACAGATTGTGACATAGAGTTCAACATTATGTTTCCCGAACTCAAGTCCGGTGTCATCGTACACGTCCACGACATTTTTCTCCCTTTCGCGTATCCCCCCAAATGGAAAGATCGCAACTGGAACGAAGCTTGCGGATTGGCCCCGTGGGTGCTTTCGGATGCTTTCGAGGTGCTTTTCCCGACCTATTATGCAACTCAGGAAAGACACGACGAACTTTATCAAGCCATGCCGGATTATACGCGCCGCGGCCCATATGCTGGCGGATCGTTTTGGATGCGAAAGCGATAG
- the ybeY gene encoding rRNA maturation RNase YbeY, whose protein sequence is MELDIDVEDWPVGQWDDLAGRAALAVGEVAPELANARLAVSVLFTSDEEVHELNREWRGRDKPTNVLSFPMLERADLLALRPEGPPVLLGDIALAFGVCTREAEAKGIALEAHAAHLIVHGLLHLAGHDHVETDAQAEAMERLEIAALAKLGLADPYGDRDTTGV, encoded by the coding sequence ATGGAGCTCGATATCGATGTCGAAGACTGGCCCGTGGGGCAATGGGACGATCTTGCCGGGCGCGCGGCGCTGGCGGTGGGTGAAGTCGCGCCCGAGCTTGCGAATGCGCGCCTTGCGGTGAGCGTGCTGTTCACCTCCGACGAGGAGGTCCACGAACTCAACCGCGAATGGCGCGGGCGGGACAAGCCGACCAATGTGCTGTCCTTTCCCATGCTGGAGCGCGCCGATCTGCTCGCTCTGCGACCCGAAGGGCCGCCGGTCCTGCTCGGCGACATCGCGCTCGCTTTCGGCGTCTGCACGCGCGAGGCGGAGGCCAAGGGCATCGCGCTCGAGGCCCATGCGGCGCACCTCATCGTCCACGGCCTCCTGCACCTCGCGGGCCACGATCACGTCGAAACCGACGCGCAGGCCGAGGCTATGGAGCGATTGGAGATTGCGGCCCTTGCAAAACTTGGGCTCGCGGACCCATATGGGGACCGCGACACGACAGGAGTCTAG
- a CDS encoding hemolysin family protein gives MPDSPSPSGDAESSGGLWSSLGPAIRKALKLGEGDRSLRAQLEEAIDEHEDENEDEEHHESSAAGNGDLSPVERQMLRNLLHFSDNDADDVAVPRGEIVAVEAGISWDELVETFSEHGHSRMPVYRGTLDDVIGMIHIKDVFGYLANGKTPPRDWTVLMRQPLYVPQARGALDVLADMRARRVHLAIVLDEFSGTDGIITIEDLVEEIVGEIEDEHDETPEALIVPIGDGMWDCDARAELDDIAQHVDPRLAEVEESVDTLGGLAFVLGEAVPPVGAVLEHSSGWRIEVTEGDDTHVKRLRLHAPHTRPTEPLPDADEMQ, from the coding sequence ATGCCCGATTCCCCATCCCCCTCCGGAGACGCGGAGAGTAGCGGCGGATTGTGGTCCAGTCTGGGACCGGCAATCCGCAAGGCGCTGAAACTCGGCGAAGGCGACCGCAGCCTTCGCGCCCAGCTCGAAGAGGCGATCGACGAGCACGAGGACGAAAACGAGGACGAGGAGCATCACGAAAGCTCCGCGGCCGGCAACGGCGACCTGTCGCCGGTCGAGCGGCAGATGCTGCGCAACCTCCTCCATTTCTCCGACAACGACGCCGACGACGTCGCCGTCCCGCGCGGCGAGATCGTCGCGGTCGAGGCCGGGATCAGCTGGGACGAGCTGGTCGAGACCTTCTCCGAGCATGGCCATTCGCGGATGCCGGTCTATCGCGGCACGCTCGACGACGTGATCGGGATGATCCACATCAAGGACGTGTTCGGATACCTCGCGAACGGGAAGACCCCGCCACGCGACTGGACCGTGCTGATGCGCCAGCCGCTTTATGTCCCTCAGGCGAGGGGGGCATTGGACGTGCTTGCCGACATGCGCGCGCGCCGGGTCCACCTTGCCATCGTGCTCGACGAATTTTCCGGCACCGACGGGATCATCACGATCGAGGACCTCGTCGAGGAAATCGTCGGCGAGATTGAGGACGAGCACGACGAAACGCCCGAAGCGCTGATCGTGCCGATTGGCGACGGGATGTGGGATTGCGACGCGCGCGCCGAGCTCGACGATATTGCGCAGCACGTCGACCCGCGCCTTGCCGAGGTCGAGGAATCGGTCGACACCCTGGGCGGGCTCGCCTTCGTGCTGGGCGAGGCGGTTCCCCCGGTCGGCGCGGTGCTGGAACATTCCAGCGGATGGCGCATTGAAGTGACCGAAGGCGACGACACTCATGTGAAGCGCCTCAGGCTCCATGCGCCCCATACACGCCCGACCGAGCCTCTCCCGGATGCGGACGAGATGCAATAA
- a CDS encoding LysR substrate-binding domain-containing protein: MPSRRLPPLRALEAFMRTVRLGSARAAAEEIGLSPSALSRRITNLEEFVGKKLFTRARQSMQLTDEGQAFYEAVNPHLEALARAVESQSDNVSLLRLRLGVLPMFGSQRLFPRLGELRKRHPLLHIDIDTAPHLEDRVGDTLDAAIILSRGPASGLHAVRLDHNLVHAICSRDVAEAIGEEITAEALARQTFLIHNELPESFVAWKKANNLDDMDPAAIDHYDSGQLMLEAAAQGLGIAIMHDDHLRRAADNRLTNLPGAEVQSPYSYWFVCKPTALEMRPVRLFHDWLVRAGL; encoded by the coding sequence ATGCCGTCACGTCGTCTGCCTCCCCTTCGTGCGCTCGAAGCCTTCATGCGCACCGTCCGTCTCGGTTCCGCGCGCGCCGCGGCCGAGGAAATCGGCCTCAGCCCCTCCGCGCTTTCGCGCCGGATCACCAATCTTGAGGAATTCGTCGGGAAGAAGCTGTTCACCCGTGCGCGCCAGTCGATGCAGCTGACCGATGAAGGCCAGGCTTTCTACGAGGCGGTGAACCCTCACCTGGAAGCGCTCGCGCGGGCGGTGGAGAGCCAGTCGGACAATGTCTCGCTGCTGCGCCTGCGATTGGGTGTCCTCCCGATGTTCGGCAGCCAGCGCCTGTTCCCGCGGCTCGGCGAGCTTCGCAAGCGCCACCCGCTGCTGCATATCGACATCGACACGGCGCCGCATCTTGAAGACCGGGTGGGCGACACGCTCGATGCGGCGATCATCCTGTCGCGCGGGCCCGCGAGCGGGCTGCACGCGGTGCGGCTCGACCACAATCTCGTCCATGCGATCTGTTCGCGCGACGTGGCCGAGGCGATCGGCGAGGAGATCACGGCAGAGGCGCTCGCGCGGCAGACCTTCCTCATCCACAACGAACTGCCCGAAAGCTTCGTTGCGTGGAAGAAGGCGAACAATCTCGACGACATGGACCCGGCCGCGATCGACCATTACGATTCGGGCCAGCTGATGCTCGAAGCCGCCGCGCAGGGGCTGGGCATCGCGATCATGCACGACGACCACCTGCGCCGCGCGGCGGACAACCGGCTCACCAACCTGCCGGGGGCTGAGGTGCAGAGCCCCTATTCCTACTGGTTCGTGTGCAAGCCCACCGCGCTCGAAATGCGCCCGGTGCGGCTGTTCCACGACTGGCTGGTGCGCGCCGGTCTCTAG
- a CDS encoding 1-acyl-sn-glycerol-3-phosphate acyltransferase, with amino-acid sequence MTDGVFEGYAGAPGDAAQWELRQAAARGEVTPISPMGWVRIAGRSLALLVLICVFVPLHYIFRIFAYGSPFPMLFLRYAARVSGAKVTTEGTHLKRDVFYVANHVSWIDILSLAGACGTAFVAKAELAQAPLVGWLASLNRTVFVKREHRMGVAEQINALKEALADNWSVTVFPEGTTTDGQSLLPFKTSMLSVLEPPPPGVLVQPVLLDYGSVAEWIGWIGEEGGLNNAKRVLARKGTFPLRIHFLEPFSPEDFRGRKAISLEARRRIEEALEESLGKPLRDFAHDVPPVRYQGRKAGERTPETLQ; translated from the coding sequence ATGACCGACGGCGTCTTCGAAGGCTATGCCGGCGCGCCCGGCGATGCCGCCCAGTGGGAACTGCGCCAGGCCGCCGCGCGCGGCGAAGTCACGCCGATCTCGCCGATGGGCTGGGTTCGGATCGCGGGGCGCTCGCTCGCGCTGCTGGTGCTGATCTGCGTGTTCGTGCCGCTCCACTACATTTTCCGCATCTTCGCCTACGGCTCGCCCTTCCCCATGCTGTTCCTGCGCTACGCCGCCCGGGTTTCCGGGGCGAAGGTGACGACCGAGGGCACGCATCTCAAACGCGACGTCTTCTATGTCGCCAACCACGTCTCGTGGATCGACATCCTGAGCCTCGCGGGCGCCTGCGGGACGGCCTTCGTCGCCAAGGCCGAACTCGCGCAGGCGCCGCTGGTCGGCTGGCTCGCCTCGCTAAACCGCACCGTCTTCGTGAAGCGCGAGCACCGCATGGGCGTCGCCGAACAGATCAACGCCCTGAAGGAAGCGCTCGCCGACAACTGGTCGGTCACGGTCTTCCCCGAAGGCACGACGACCGACGGGCAATCGCTGCTTCCCTTCAAGACGAGTATGCTGTCCGTGCTCGAACCGCCGCCGCCGGGCGTGCTGGTCCAGCCGGTGCTGCTCGATTACGGGTCGGTCGCCGAATGGATCGGCTGGATCGGCGAGGAAGGCGGGCTCAACAACGCCAAGCGGGTGCTCGCGCGCAAGGGCACCTTCCCCCTGCGAATCCATTTCCTCGAACCCTTCAGCCCCGAAGATTTCCGCGGGCGCAAGGCGATCAGCCTCGAAGCGCGTCGTCGGATCGAGGAGGCGCTCGAGGAATCGCTCGGCAAGCCGCTGCGCGACTTCGCCCACGACGTGCCGCCGGTGCGCTACCAGGGGCGCAAGGCGGGCGAGCGTACGCCCGAAACGCTTCAATAG